The Oncorhynchus tshawytscha isolate Ot180627B linkage group LG05, Otsh_v2.0, whole genome shotgun sequence genome includes a window with the following:
- the LOC112250126 gene encoding hairy/enhancer-of-split related with YRPW motif protein 2, protein MKRPCEDSTSDSDMDETIDVGSENNYSGHSNGSFIRCGSPTTTTQVMARKKRRGIIEKRRRDRINNSLSELRRLVPTAFEKQGSAKLEKAEILQMTVDHLKMLQATGGKGYFDAHSLAMDFMSVGFRECLTEVARYLSSVEGLDSSDPLRVRLVSHLSTCASQREAAAMTSSMAHHQQALHPHHWAATFHPFPTTFLQQNGLPSSDSAASRLSVEVPQRGSALLTATFSHTDSSHRAPSNGSVAPCVPPLSTSLLSLSATVHAAAAAAAAAQTFPLSFPGGFPIFTPHSVSSTSSMVASAVSPSISTTSTSQQSRDRESSSSKPYRPWGTEVGAF, encoded by the exons ATGAAGAGGCCTTGTGAGGATAGTACTTCTGACAGCGACATGGATGAAACTATTGATGTCGGCAGTGAGAATAATTATTCTGG GCACAGCAATGGATCATTTATTAGATGTGgctccccaacaacaacaacccaAGTTATGGCAAGAAAAAAACGAAGAGGG ATCAtcgagaagagaaggagggatcgAATCAATAATAGTTTATCAGAGTTACGTCGACTTGTCCCAACTGCATTTGAAAAACAA GGTTCAGCCAAATTAGAGAAGGCAGAAATATTGCAGATGACAGTGGATCACCTAAAGATGCTGCAGGCCACTGGCGGTAAAG GGTATTTTGATGCCCACTCCCTGGCCATGGACTTCATGAGTGTGGGCTTCAGGGAGTGTCTGACGGAGGTGGCCAGATACCTGAGCTCTGTGGAGGGATTAGACAGTAGCGACCCCCTGCGTGTGCGCCTGGTCTCCCACCTCAGCACCTGCGCCTCCCAGAGGGAGGCGGCTGCCATGACCTCATCTATGGCACACCACCAGCAGGCGCTCCACCCTCACCACTGGGCCGCCACCTTCCACCCCTTCCCCACCACCTTCCTCCAGCAGAATGGACTGCCCTCCTCAGACAGTGCCGCCAGCAGACTGTCTGTGGAGGTGCCCCAGCGTGGCTCGGCCCTCCTAACGGCAACCTTCTCCCATACCGATTCCTCTCACAGGGCGCCCTCTAATGGCAGCGTGGCGCCCTGCGTCCCCccgctctccacctccctcctgtcGCTCTCGGCTACTGTTCACGCAgcggccgctgctgctgctgcggccCAGACTTTTCCCCTGTCATTCCCTGGAGGATTCCCCATCTTCACACCTCACAGTGTGAGCAGCACATCGTCTATGGTAGCTTCAGCTGTGAGCCCCTCCATATCCACCACATCCACTtcacagcagagcagagacagagagagcagcagcagcaaaccATACAGACCTTGGGGAACAGAAGTAGGAGCCTTTTAA